A window of Bombina bombina isolate aBomBom1 chromosome 5, aBomBom1.pri, whole genome shotgun sequence genomic DNA:
taccagttagtcacagaagtaaaaagtatattaatataacagtgttggttatgcaaaactggggaatgggtaataaagggattatctatatttttaaacaacaataattctggtgttgactgtccctttaataactttaatatagtggcggcgacgttggggcggcagattaggggttaataaatgtaggtaggtggcggcgatgttagggacggcagattaggggttaataaatataatgtaggtgtcagcgatattgggggcagcagattaggggttcataactataatgtaaatggcggcggtgtccggagcggcagattaggggttaataatataatgtagttcttggcgatgtcaggggtggcagattaggggttaataagtgtaagattaggggtttttagactcgggattcatgttagggtgttaggtgtagacataaatgtattttccccataggaatcaatggggctgcgttaggagctaaacgctgcttttttgcaggtgttaggttttttttcagccggctctcccccattgattcctatggggaaatcatgcacaagcacgttaagccagctcaccgctaacgtaagcagtgctggtattgaggtgagatgtggagtaaaattttgctctacgatcacttttttgctgttaatgccgggtttctaagAACCCggaataccagtgctgtctgtaagtgagcagtgagcataaactgctcgttagcaccgcatagcctctaacgcaaaactcataatctagccgtatatctcccagatataaattatttaagactgatgttcttgtttatatatttttctcacacTCTATTCATACAAAGAATATTTTATTCTCTAAATGTAAGGCAAATTAATAAACAACACTTGGGGTGCTTTGGTGACAAATACTTAAGTAAACTGGTCAatatgaggacagatctgtatattcctgtgtggtgtttggattctatcacattgatatgagagaaactgagctgcacatatatagaggaacaaagggcagcaggagagcacttccaatctggagATTTTGTAACTGGGAtctagaaagtattatttacaataggatccttgTTTATGCGTTTATTTAGAGAGTTTGACCTCTTCAAGATAATTTATAAAAAGGTTTGTAAACTGTGCATATAAAGTTtattttgtgtgtaaatatttagtGGTTTGTGATACTTGTCtgcagggccggcgttttgtaataGGCAGTATAGGCTCCCGCCTTAGGGCGCATCAGCAGGGGGGCGCTCAGCTGAGCAGTCGGACTGCTGTTGCCCAATCTATGACAAAAAAACCCaacgtttttttagttttttattatttgatccatCCATCCGATCCAACACCCCCCCCTCCCGCCGCCAGTCGTGACATACATAATGACATTATAATTGCATATAATTGAATTTTATTTGATCATAATAACAACAACTGACTGTAGACTAGTTAAACGGTGCTCAGTGGAGTTGGATTGCTGGTACCAATGTCGAGGGAGGCGGAGGCGGAGCTGACTTGCCAGTAGCCTAAGTTGCACAGCAACTGCCACTGAGTGGCTAACTCTAGTCTGACTGACTGGCTGCCGGTCCAACCTTGTGATGACATGTCACATGATCATCACGTCACTCTCTGACTGAGTGAGAGGGAAGGGAACCTGACACAGGCAGCCAGCCACGTGAGGAGGTGCGTGTGACTGAGCCCGCTGCCCACCCGCGTTGCACAGAAGAAACCCATGACCAGGTGGCAGTCAGAAGATGAGTCGTCGAGAGAGAGGAGCAGCAGCACAGGACAGCAGCCGGAACGGACCTTATACGCGATGGGTCGGGTCCAATGCATCCACTAAGCCAGGGGCAATTAGGGGCGAGTGGAGAGGAATCATGGATAGTGCAGGTAAACAGAGTGTatgatgtcacacacacacacttctggcACCGCCTTTTCACTGCCCGCTCATTTTCTGGCCTCAGCCCTCATCACACTGACCGCATGCTGTATGTATGCAGTCAGACAGACCTGCGCTCTGGCTTTGGTGGGAAGATGGAACAACTCAATGTGACTGTGCAGTGAAGATGGGTGAGTGtgctgcttgtaaataatacttgtgTGCCGTTAGCAGGGTTTGATTATCCAATGCGCTGGAGCCTGGAGTTGTGTCTACAAAAAATTATTTGTGTGTATGCTTGCTTTACCTAGGGAGAAGTACATGGGTTACAGGCAGCTGCACTTCTCCCTACTTGTCACTGACATTCAGCACGCAGATCTGtgatttatgtctgtgtaactaaaCTGCCGCAGCGGAACCAGATTTCACCAGGGGCTGGGCTAAGCTTCCAACACGGAGGGTTATGCTGTTTTAGCTGCGTGTTAATTCTCCCCCTCCACTGCTATTCTGTGTGAGATAACAGAATGACAGACAGGTAGAGACCTATAGCAATCTCAGCAGTCTGCCTCTTTACTGGGTCTTGACCTCACCACTTTTATTGCATTCCTTAGAAATTTCCTTTACTACTCTGGGTGTTATAAACAGTGGGGAAAGGACTAAGGGGGATGCAAAGACTTGTCAGTTTAGAATTTAagctaaaataatttattatacaaaaacagTGACTGAGTTAGTTGCTTTAGCTTTTGagctataaatgtgtatatatatttcagagttttttgttttctttttaaatgtttgtagaaAATGTGCTGTGTGAAAAAGGCAGGGACAGGCTGTAAATCATTCTTCCCTGTGAAATACTTATCAAGTTACTTATGTAATCAGAAGCCTCTCCAAACACTTGTTTAACTACTTGGTTGCCCTTATCCCTtacttggttaaaaaaaaatgctataatgCTGCATGAGTTGTTAAAACTTACATCCCATGTTCATTTACAGTATTAGTGGTcttgtttaaaacatttaaaaaacatttgaaaaacctggctcctaaattttgaaTATATGTGTCCAACCTTTTAACTATTGATTAATTTTATGACTTCTCTACCCATCTTTGTATATAATACATTCTAcactaacctatatatatatactaagttcatagggatttgcactctcaccttacATATAAAGAGCCAGGGTGTCAGGAGTGTAAATATTCAATTTCAAAAGTATGGAActgcactctctggacttatagcaacaaaaatgtattttgtgtagtgacgtttcagggagccaaccgtccccttcctcagacattttctttcatgattcaaaaagagcttataattttaaatgtacttcttttatctacattgctttgttttcttagtatcctttattgaaaagaatacataggaagactcaggagctggaagctagctgctgattagtggctgcacatatataccacttatcattggcttactgatgtgaacAGCTAGCTCGGCTCCCAGTAGGTCAtcactgctccttcaaaaaagcataccatgataattaagcaaaattgatagtagaagtaaattagaaagttatttaaactgatatgttctacctgaatcatgaaagaaaaatttggggttccatgtccctttaacacatcaatAGAACATTTTGTTAGGAAGCAACaattgcagtgtgtgtatatatgtgtgtatgtgaatcctttcatgatttttttttacccAGTATACATTTAGGTTATAGAAAAGgggagtggaccgagcgctacaaagagggccttaagcttactaacaatatagcctcctagtaggctaaacagatagaaattattaataaggaagaGAGTAAGCGCTATATAGCTTAAAAGGCTAAAGtaaaataacacaatttattacatatgataaaaAATTAGGTATacataaacaattaaaatcaaattatacgcatggatccatgtctaacttatcTAAAAGCTGAGGTATACAATGTAGTTAAGAACTCTCTAAGAGCTAGAGTATACAGTGTGATCGGACAATCCTAAAATAGGTTGCCTAGTGTAGGTTAGGTAAAACACGAAATTAATGACCTTCGAGATATATAACGGTACAGTATACTTAAGACAAACTAAAATCCCATAATTGGTATGTGCACAAATAACAATCAAAAAAGTCCAAAATACGTTCAAAAGTTAGCTGATAAAGTTCAAGTGAATCCGTAGGTGTATCCTTCAACGTGACGTGCAGAGATGTGCCGTGAAGTTTAGTTAATtgtaaaaaataagaaaagtataaaaaaagaTATAATCCAAACTCCAATTAAAATCcgtgaaaaaatggaaaataactgAAATCCCACTTCAAAAATGTGTACTTATATACTTAATATAAACACAATTTTACAATTAACTAAACTTCACGGCACATCTCTGCACGTCACGTTGGAGGATACACCTACGGATTCACTTGAACTTTATCAGCTAACTTTTGAACATATTTTGGACTTTTTTGATTGTTATATGTGCACATACCAATTATGGGATTTTAGTTTGTCTTAAGTATACTGTACATTTAGGTTATAGTAGccttttaaattaaactgattatgatcttgCATGTACCATTTCTCATTACATAAAATCAGTTTCACCTCAGTAATCTCTCTGGTATCTAAAATGAAGAATGCTAAGCATCTAGTTCTTAAAGAAAAGATTTACCTGAACTGCgaacacattaaatatatctccaagGTGTCAATTATTACATTGGCTTTTGTAATAGGGAATTGGAAAGcattatttacaataggatccttttttttttgcttgattttAGAAAGTTTATCCTCTTTAGGATCATTTTGAAAAGGTTTCTACAGTGTGTATATAAAGTTTCTTTTGTGTATAAATATTTGTCTTGTATACAAACACTATTTtgactttctaaacatgtgaaaggttttttcccttgtgaatcctttcatgagcttttagatgatccatttgtgtaaatccttttccacactctgtacatgtgaaagaatTTTCccttgtgtgaatcctttcatgagtttttagatTACTCTtaattgtaaaactttttccacactctgtacatgtgaaaggtttttcccctgtgtgactcctttcatgagtttttagattacccttttgtgtaaaactttttccacactctgtacaagtgaagggcttttctcctgtgtgactcctttcatgattttttaaattacatttgtttGCAAATCCAtacccacactctgtacatgtgaaaggattttctcctgtgtgacacctttcatgagttttcagatgacttaTTTCtgaaaaacattttccacactctgtacatgtgaaatagTTTTCTCTTGTGTGAATCCTTTCGTGTTTTATCAGagtactcttttgtgtaaaacttttcccacaatctgtacatgttaaaggtttttctcctgtgtgaatcctttcatgagttttcagatgacttatttgtgtaaaacattttccacactctgtacatctgaatggcttttctcctgtgtgaatcctttcatgagttttaagatcacttttttctgtaaaacgttttccacattCTGTGCACGTGAATGGCTTTTcttctgtgtgaatcctttcatgagttttaagatcacttttttctgtaaaacgttttccacattCTGTGCACGTGAATGGCTTTTCTTCTGTGGGAATCCTTTCATGATGTTTCAGATTAATTTTTTTTGAAAACCTttctccacactctgtacatgtgaaaggtttttctcctgtgtgaatcctttcattagttttcagacaattaatttgtgtaaaactttttccacactctgtacatgtgaaaggcttttctcctgtgtgattcctttcatgagttttcagatcactcttttgtgtaaaacattttccacactcattacatgtgaaaggtttctcccctgtgtgggtctttttgtgATACATAAGGCCTCCTTTAGATAAGAAACATCTCCCACAATCTGTACATGTGTGAGGTTTCACAACTGTGTTAACTGTGTGGTGTTCAGGGAGATGCAAATTACATgtgaagcttttctcacattctgtatatatgaatggtttctcctttgtatgaatcatttggctagactgtagacttttcccttctttaatatgttttgaaaattcAGTAAATGTGGGTGGTTTATCTtctgggataataatttcactagataatgcataaatgttgtcctcttgtttgatgactaaattactctctgtacataatgattgcttcccagttcctgccaattcaccatcttctttaaatgTCAGCTGTGagttccccaatgtttgtgaacagtcattggtgtctaagacttttagagtttgcggtatcattctgatgcttcctgtagagaaggatggatatgaactctTCAAGTGTTTTTCTACATAAAAATAAAAGGAAGAAAGTTTATTCTTTATATTGGAATCCATCGTCTTACAAAAATCATATCATTTATTTACACTATTTATTTACACTCCATAAAATGTCTTCTgttttgtgttcatttttaaatttattaaccagtaaatcacaaattaaaacaacaaaagACAAATAATGGAAATATTTCTTCTTCATAGTAAACTAAAACTCAGATTACTGATTAAAACAAGTTATATGGCCccattaaacaaggtgcgtgtggatattgttctcagccagggaacaagtacatctgtattctgggcaagagaggtgacatccaccatcctcatttaacattgcacaagccactgcaCATACAGCCCTGCCTGGCTTATGCTCAACCAATAGGGTGGGAACAtaatgtcttaatcatcacagatgAGATTTTGTGAGATTGTGAGATTTTTAAAATGCTAAGAAGCAGTGATCTTGTGATGGGTCTTAGCTTGCAGTTGTTTGATTTATATAatcagccaaaaaatgtattagtttaataACACTCACTGTTAAATTAAACACACAAATTAGTggcggttctggggtggggaacactcactgggggagttgtgggtgtCTCACACATGGGAACAAGGTAGGCTTAAGTATAGTTATGGGAGTTCCATGAGttaggtcagggcaggggaaggtagAGTTGCAGGTGATCTCAGAGCAGGTGTTGACACAAATATTCTTataagatgcagatataaatataatagtttatatttgtttaatgagtgatctattctattttcccagtaaataaagttagcataatatctattttactcacctaacacatatgagttcatgctgataaccggctccaatgtctgtgctcaggaagaaggctaccttattcactccagttacagcaatacctgatatctctcagtgctctggtcgtgtctgtaaaaagtatattaaatggtttagacagatcataataaataatggttctgattaactgtacatatggtataattaaaggcacataacaattcatgtgatacagatcagctgattaggttattacttatgtgctattgattcagcacaagcatttagttcagttagctctgtgggtgttacagTTGTACCTCAAATATGAATCTTTCCAGAACGTTAcaatataagctcaggagcagacaaTCTATTTATGAGTGGGACATAACCAcaaccttacaaatatattatcatttttaatatcatttatatgaaagagcagcaattacaCAAATGCTAAATAAGAGTTGTTTAAATGCAAGTTaaatctaatactgcagtattgtactgtgcttcctactaatcctcactgtcagacattttgtatttactaaaaataaagcgctagattacaagtggtgtggtaaAAAGGCATTTTTGCAACCGCAAAAACTTTGcaagagttaagctttttgtgctagtcgggttgcgcttgtattagaaatacaaaaaaattattttgcgcaAGCGTTAATACGATTTGACCAAAAACTTAAATAATcacgtgtgcatgcatgtattcccacttagaaattaatggagaaaaaaagtgggaaaaaactactGACTATCGCGCAAACTACATCACATTTTCAAATTCCCTAATAGAAGCCAAtgttgaaataaaaactaacacctattgcgcaaacaacatagcgtATTCACGTTAGCAAatgtaacatatttacagtaaatacatagttaaaatctttattaaatatgaatattgcataaatatgttttatcatgtattCATCTATTTAATGGCAAATGATTCTAATGCacttaaagatatatatacatatatataaaaacatattcgtttacatgtgtatatatgtattgagtcatgtatacacatataaatacatatgtacacacatatagccatatatactgtatatatatatatatatatatatatatatatatataaaaacatattcgtttacatgtgtatatatgtattgagtcatgtatacacatataaatacatatgtacacacatatagccatatatactgtatatatataaatatatatacatattcgtttacatgtgtatatatgtattgagtcATGTATAcacattgtgacagaaagcaaggcctggttataaatggaagatatttaagaccaagcattgtacatgctatttctcctttcagttaaaaccccagggagaaagagtgtgtatttgattatgcagttgataaactgtgttctgggtccctggggtttgggataattggagagagggtgggccattatcccagacagctgtgaagctgtccagcagctaatcacaggtgtggctaattataagttgtgagggtttaaatagcagcctcacttaggccttgagagagagatatacagctacagaagctggtgtgtgtgtttgttacactgtgtaaaagacttttgttcctgtgaactgtaaaaggacattatttttacaaagcacttgtggaatgctgtgaagtgctgggacacatttaaaagcacttaactttgctgcagaggaaggatttccctcttttggaaacgaactgcctgtttgttattgctgtgaaaaataaagctttttaatctacagtggattgtcctgtgctgcatttgtgccctagaagaccgtggttaaaagtgttcctgtcacacttggtggagaatacgggcaaccacgttgtatgtctgtgggcataataatctgcaagcaacatggaggaagtcattaaagctttgatccattctaatgctatacagcaggagactaacagaaaagctgctgaaaatagtgcagcactgcaacagttggtcttggcccagtcagagagtgctatgctgctggctaaatcacagaaggagaacactgaattgttgattcaacagatggctgctgtgcaagctgagacattcaggaagacctgggaggagcagcaaagtgctacacagactctgcaacgagaggttcaagccatatcagaaagactgaactctgaatatgttggtggcagccaaggttccagagtaataagggctagtcattatcttcaaaaaatgacagcagctgatgatgttgaggcgtatcttttggcatttgaacgcacagcagaaagagaaaaatggccgacagttgagtgggcgagtatacttgtgccatttcttagtggtgaacctcagaaggcctactttgatttagagccagcacaagccggtgactatgagaaattgaaagcagaaatccttgcacgcctgggggtgacttcggcagtccatgcacaaagattccattcctggatgttttcatctcataatgctgcaagatcccagatgttcaaccttatacaccttgccaggaagtggctgcaaccagaggttaattcggctaccaaaatagtggaactactggtgatggaccggtttcagcgtggattacctacttccctgcggcggtgggttaatcaaggtgatcctcaaacagcagaTCAGTTGAtggtattggtcgaaagatttatagcttcaggagaagttttgcaacaatcttcaatggatcagtcccacaatcccaagtcccagagctctacaagaactggtaagactgttcaggggataaaggggataagagagcagcaggtgtataggcaaaacaccagagacatttctcCAGgagttaaggaaacatttaaatataaccaacctgtaagatgttttaaatgtaatgaggttgggcatattgctagagactgtgataaagatgaatttatggactgtaatgttgcacattcactattgtctaatagcaacagctctgttaataatgattcccattggtgtactgtgatggttaatggtaaagtgtctagggctttgcttgattcaggaagtatggtcacactagtggctaaatctttagtaccagatgcaatattagattatggggaaaaaatgggaattatctgtgttcatggagataaacgggaatatcctacagctgaggtggagattgagactcagtgtggtaaattaaaatattgtgttggtgtagtaccaaatttagcccatgaggtggtgatagggagagattttccaaaatttctggagttatgggaatctccagaaatatgtcaaacttctgatatttatgtatttcctttctctgaaactgattttgaagggggttccgttgaaaaggagaaaaataagatttattgccctatgcctgtattagtaggtgatcaaccttctcagagtaatgaagtaccaagtactagctcggaaaatattgatgatttgatagatctggttggtggccctggtaattttaaaaaagcccaatgggaggatccaacattggtagaggcaagaaataatatcagggttataaatgatgttgtgacacagccaggaaatgtattaccctatccttattttgaagcagttaatgatttggtatatcgtgtagagaagaaaggaacagacattgttaaacaacttttggtgccccagacttttaggaacactgttttaaatcttgcacataaccacattctaggggggcatttgggagttgagaaaaccaaagagagagttcttagaaggttttattggccagggatatttgtagccatcaaggattattgtgcttcatgccctaagtgtcaacttacagctcctgctaaagattttcgtaaccctttagtgcccttgcctataattgatgtgccttttgaaagaattgctatggacttggtgggtccgttggttaaatctgctagaggacatcagtatatactggtaatccttgattatgctacacgctatcctgaggcagttccccttcgtaacatctctgcaaagtccatagcaaaagaactcatgctaatgtttagcagggtcgggatacctaaggaaattttgacagaccaaggaactccatttatgtccagggttacaaaagaattgtgtaagttgtttggcataaaacaactaaggacctcagtatatcaccctcagactgatggtttagtagaaaggtttaacaaaactctcaaaagtatgctaagaacggtaattgacacagatgggagaaattgggaccttctgttacc
This region includes:
- the LOC128659836 gene encoding gastrula zinc finger protein XlCGF26.1-like; its protein translation is MNSYVLEKHLKSSYPSFSTGSIRMIPQTLKVLDTNDCSQTLGNSQLTFKEDGELAGTGKQSLCTESNLVIKQEDNIYALSSEIIIPEDKPPTFTEFSKHIKEGKSLQSSQMIHTKEKPFIYTECEKSFTCNLHLPEHHTVNTVVKPHTCTDCGRCFLSKGGLMYHKKTHTGEKPFTCNECGKCFTQKSDLKTHERNHTGEKPFTCTECGKSFTQINCLKTNERIHTGEKPFTCTECGERFSKKINLKHHERIPTEEKPFTCTECGKRFTEKSDLKTHERIHTEEKPFTCTECGKRFTEKSDLKTHERIHTGEKPFRCTECGKCFTQISHLKTHERIHTGEKPLTCTDCGKSFTQKSTLIKHERIHTRENYFTCTECGKCFSEISHLKTHERCHTGENPFTCTECGYGFANKCNLKNHERSHTGEKPFTCTECGKSFTQKGNLKTHERSHTGEKPFTCTECGKSFTIKSNLKTHERIHTRENSFTCTECGKGFTQMDHLKAHERIHKGKNLSHV